Proteins encoded in a region of the Acomys russatus chromosome 14, mAcoRus1.1, whole genome shotgun sequence genome:
- the Mrpl4 gene encoding 39S ribosomal protein L4, mitochondrial, translating into MLRLYRAASQAWLRPSGSRVLNSLAGDAARPAETSEPGHSAGLLDPVLRKCEHRIPAPRRPVQAWVESLRGFEQERVGLTELHPDVFATAPRLDILHQVAIWQRNFKRISYAKTKTRAEVSGGGRKPWQQKGSGRARHGSIRSPIWRGGGVAHGPRGPTSYYYMLPMKVRVLGLKVALTTKLMQDDLHIVDSLELPTTDPRYLTELAQYRHWGNSVLLVDLTHEEMPKNVVAATSGLKSFNLIPAVGLNVYSMLKHQTLVLTLPSIAFLEDKLLWQDSRYTPLYPFRLPYSDFP; encoded by the exons ATGCTGCGGTTGTACCGGGCCGCTTCACAGGCCTGGCTTCGACCCTCTGGCTCCCGG GTCCTTAACTCGCTAGCTGGAGACGCGGCGCGGCCAGCCGAGACTTCGGAGCCGGGGCATAGCGCAG GTCTCCTAGATCCCGTGTTGCGCAAGTGCGAGCACCGGATCCCGGCGCCCCGACGCCCGGTACAGGCCTGGGTCGAGTCTCTGCGAGGCTTCGAGCAGGAGCGCGTCGGCCTGACGGAGTTGCACCCCGACGTGTTTGCCACGGCGCCCCG gCTGGACATTCTGCACCAGGTTGCCATCTGGCAGAGGAACTTCAAGAGAATC AGCTATGCTAAGACCAAGACCAGGGCCGAGGTGAGTGGTGGTGGCCGCAAGCCCTGGCAACAAAAAGGCAGTGGCCGTGCCCGGCATGGCAGCATCCGTTCCCCCATATGGCGGGGAG GAGGCGTAGCCCATGGTCCCCGGGGCCCTACAAGTTACTACTACATGTTGCCCATGAAAGTGCGAGTACTGGGCCTCAAGGTGGCCTTGACTACCAAGCTGATGCAG GATGACCTACACATTGTGGATTCTCTGGAGCTACCCACTACAGACCCCCGGTACCTGACCGAGCTGGCCCAGTACCGTCACTGGGGGAATTCCGTGCTCCTTGTAGACCT GACACATGAGGAGATGCCCAAGAATGTCGTGGCGGCCACCTCGGGCCTCAAAAGCTTCAACCTGATTCCCGCAGTTG GCCTGAATGTGTACAGCATGCTCAAACACCAGACTCTGGTCCTCACCCTGCCTTCCATCGCCTTCCTGGAGGACAAGCTACTCTGGCAGGATTCAAGATACACACCGCTCTACCCCTTCCGCTTACCCTACAGTGACTTCCCCTAA